From the Oryza glaberrima chromosome 5, OglaRS2, whole genome shotgun sequence genome, one window contains:
- the LOC127772551 gene encoding leucine-rich repeat receptor protein kinase HPCA1-like, producing MVKRCLFLLLFLCCLAGSRIASADTNPQDAAALRSLMKKWKKTVPASWRKSNDPCVRWDGVICDRNSRVTSLNLFGMNLKGTLSDDIGSLTELRILDLSSNKDLGGTLPATIGKLVQLEILALIGCSFSGNVPKELGNLSQLNFLALNSNQFTGIIPPSLGKLSKVTWLDLADNQLIGPIPNSRDHGAGFDQLLKAQHFHLNQNKLQGSVPDYLFNSSMELKHILFDRNNFSGSIPASIGVLSKLEVLRLNDNAFTGQVPAMNNLTMLHVLMLSNNKLTGLMPNLTGIGALENVDLSNNSFVPSEVPSWFSELPKLTTLTMQSVSLSGQLPQKLFSFPDLQHVILSDNQLNETLDMGNNISKQLNLVDIQNNKIASVTLYNNLKGNILKLTGNPLCNDSVLSSTTPCTGQLSEYPTQPPLLPDVQCANPFVETIVFRAPFFGDAANYLHILHYNLSSKLNSCTPNNLGLVYSNPDAYLNVDIKACPVNQKRFNYSQVLNCFNLTLQTYKPPEIFGPYYVKAHPYPFHDKASRTVLIGVVTGCFLLVIGLTLVGVYAVRQKKRAQKLVSINDPFASWGSMGQDIGEAPKINSARCFTLEDLKLSTSDFREINAIGAGGYGTVYRGKLPDGQLIAIKRSKQGSMQGGLEFKTEIELLSRVHHKNLVGLVGFCFEKGERMLVYEFIPNGTLSEALYGIKGVQLDWSRRLKIALDSARGLAYLHDHANPPIIHRDVKSTNILLDERMTAKVADFGLSLLVSDSEEGQFCTNVKGTLGYLDPEYYMTQQLTAKSDVYSFGVVLLELIVAQPPIYKQKYIVREVKTALDMGDQMHCGLKDVMDPVLQKTGDLRGFARFLKLALQCVEDLGTDRPSMNTIVREIEVIMQDNGIRTGMSSTSSSFSIDSRTMMAAPKYPYSNASASSTAFDMDSRAFEYSGKFPSEGSLKNRGT from the exons CGGCTGCGCTCAGATCTTTGAtgaagaaatggaaaaaaactGTGCCTGCTAGCTGGAGGAAGTCTAATGATCCTTGTGTGAGATGGGATGGAGTTATCTGTGATCGGAACTCAAGGGTTACATCATT AAATCTGTTTGGTATGAACTTGAAAGGAACTCTAAGTGATGATATTGGAAGCCTGACTGAACTGAGGATCTT AGATTTATCCTCAAACAAAGACCTTGGTGGTACACTCCCAGCGACTATTGGGAAGTTGGTTCAGCTTGAAATCTT AGCACTGATAGGTTGCAGTTTCAGTGGTAATGTTCCGAAAGAACTAGGGAACCTGTCACAACTCAATTTCCT TGCTCTGAACTCTAACCAATTCACGGGCATCATTCCTCCATCATTGGGCAAACTTTCCAAGGTCACTTGGCTAGACCTTGCTGATAACCAGTTGATTGGACCAATCCCAAACTCTAGGGACCATGGAGCTGGATTTGACCAGCTACTTAAGGCCCAACACTT ccatctcaaccaaaataAGTTGCAAGGTTCAGTTCCAGATTATCTATTCAACTCTAGCATGGAGCTCAAGCATAT ACTTTTTGACAGGAACAACTTTAGTGGATCAATACCGGCATCTATTGGGGTACTTTCCAAGCTCGAAGTACT CCGTTTGAATGACAATGCATTCACGGGACAAGTTCCTGCTATGAACAACCTAACTATGCTCCATGTTCT AATGCTGTCAAATAACAAACTAACTGGACTGATGCCTAACTTGACTGGAATTGGCGCGCTTGAAAATGT GGATCTAAGTAACAACAGCTTTGTGCCTTCTGAAGTTCCAAGCTGGTTCTCAGAATTGCCAAAGTTAACGACACT aACAATGCAATCAGTTAGCCTTTCCGGACAACTGCCGCAGAAGCTTTTCAGCTTTCCTGATTTGCAACATGT AATACTGAGTGATAATCAACTCAATGAAACGCTTGACATGGGCAACAACATCAGCAAACAACTCAACCTTGTCGACATCCAGAATAACAAAATTGCCTCTGTTACATTGTACAACAACCTCAAAGGCAACATCCTCAA GCTTACAGGAAACCCGCTCTGCAATGATTCAGTTCTGTCGAGCACGACGCCCTGCACGGGCCAGCTATCTGAATATCCAACAcagcctcctcttctccctgACGTCCAATGTGCAAATCCTTTCGTAGAAACCATTGTCTTCAGAGCTCCTttctttggtgatgctgctaATTACCTTCACATTCTGCACTACAACCTCTCAAGCAAACTAAACAGCTGCACCCCGAACAACCTAGGCCTGGTGTACTCAAATCCTGATGCATACTTGAACGTGGATATTAAAGCATGCCCAGTAAACCAGAAGCGATTTAACTACTCCCAGGTGCTAAACTGCTTCAATCTAACCCTTCAGACTTACAAGCCACCAGAGATTTTTGGACCATATTATGTGAAGGCACACCCTTACCCGTTCCATGATAAAG CTTCTCGAACTGTGTTAATTGGTGTTGTGACTGGATGTTTTCTCCTCGTTATCGGGCTCACGCTGGTTGGAGTTTACGCTGTGCGGCAAAAGAAGCGGGCTCAGAAGCTTGTTTCTATCAATGATCCTTTTG CATCATGGGGATCAATGGGACAAGATATTGGTGAAGCACCAAAAATCAATAGTGCTAGATGCTTCACACTGGAAGATCTCAAGTTGAGCACCAGTGATTTCCGAGAGATAAACGCAATTGGCGCAGGAGGATATGGAACG GTGTACCGAGGAAAGCTTCCCGATGGACAATTGATAGCCATCAAGAGGTCTAAGCAAGGGTCCATGCAGGGTGGGCTTGAGTTCAAGACAGAAATCGAGCTCCTTTCTAGAGTTCATCATAAgaacttggttggtcttgttGGTTTCTGCTTTGAGAAGGGAGAAAGGATGCTTGTTTATGAGTTCATACCTAATGGAACGCTAAGCGAGGCCTTGTATG GTATTAAAGGAGTACAATTGGACTGGAGTAGGAGACTTAAGATAGCTCTGGATTCAGCTAGAGGGCTAGCATACCTCCATGACCATGCCAATCCCCCAATCATTCACAGAGATGTGAAGTCCACCAACATCCTCTTGGATGAGAGGATGACCGCGAAGGTTGCAGATTTTGGCCTCTCCTTGTTGGTATCAGACAGCGAGGAAGGCCAGTTCTGCACCAATGTCAAGGGAACGCTG GGATACCTGGACCCGGAGTACTACATGACACAGCAGCTCACAGCGaagagcgacgtgtacagcttcggggTAGTTCTTCTAGAGCTCATAGTGGCGCAGCCACCCATATACAAGCAGAAGTACATCGTCCGGGAGGTGAAGACGGCACTGGACATGGGAGACCAAATGCACTGTGGCCTGAAGGATGTGATGGACCCGGTTCTTCAGAAAACAGGGGATCTCCGTGGTTTCGCAAGGTTCCTGAAGCTGGCATTGCAGTGTGTCGAAGATCTAGGAACCGACAGGCCATCGATGAACACCATAGTGAGGGAGATCGAGGTGATAATGCAGGACAACGGGATCAGAACCGGCATGTCATCGACGAGCTCTTCGTTCAGCATCGACTCGAGAACGATGATGGCCGCGCCAAAGTACCCATACTCCAACGCATCGGCATCGTCGACGGCGTTTGATATGGATAGCAGGGCCTTTGAGTACAGTGGGAAGTTCCCTTCTGAAGGCAGCCTGAAGAACAGGGGCACGTAG
- the LOC127772552 gene encoding uncharacterized protein LOC127772552, producing MATEGLVPITRAYLARYYDKYPLPPLPDAATALADRLRAISAALALAAAAPITPDEELLEKEANGIPAHKIDENLWKNREQMEEILLLLNKCRRPLQQRSTAEDTETFIILDDVETKLKDMLKKLEQFQIKNADNVFNTVMTYMPQDFRGTLIRQQRERSERNKQAEVDALVNAGGSIRDRYALLWKQQMDRRVQLAQLGSATGVYKTLVRYLVGVPQVLLDFIRQINDDNGPMEEQRERYGPALYTLTKLVLAIRLYLHVSLARYGQRKIEKDDIAVLQQAVVIYTEEFEKFTEFIGEVFVNAPFFISAEDAGAESRNNDDYKETIIPAGKTHEVILSVEAVNSYIAWDFSLQQGALNMVLDIGFHVEYISPSGQKTLILPYRRYEADQGNFCTVSAGSYKLVWDNSYSSFFKKSLRYKVDAVPPVVAPSEPAAEP from the exons ATGGCGACGGAGGGGCTGGTGCCCATCACGCGGGCATACCTCGCGCGCTACTACGACaagtacccgctgcccccgCTCCCCGACGCCGCCACGGCCCTCGCCGACCGCCTCCGCGCCATCTCCGcggccctcgccctcgccgccgccgcccccatcaCGCCAG ATGAGGAGCTCTTGGAAAAAGAAGCTAATGGGATACCTGCTCACAAAATTGATGAAAACTTGTGGAAAAACAGAGAACAAATGGAAGAAATTTTGCTCTTGCTTAACAAATGTCGTCGTCCA CTTCAACAGAGGTCCACGGCAGAGGACACTGAGACATTTATTATACTTGATGATGTTGAAACTAAACTGAAGGACATGCTGAAGAAGTTAGAAcagtttcaaataaaaaatgctGATAATGTTTTCAATACAG TTATGACCTACATGCCACAAGATTTCCGTGGTACACTAATCAGGCAACAGCGAGAACGCTCTGAGAGAAATAAGCAAGCTGAGGTAGATGCTTTAGTTAATGCTGGTGGAAGCATTCGTGATCGATATGCATTGCTGTGGAAACAGCAAATGGACAG GCGAGTGCAATTGGCACAACTTGGTTCTGCAACAGGTGTATATAAGACGCTTGTTAGGTACTTGGTCGGTGTCCCTCAG GTTCTGTTGGACTTCATTCGGCAAATTAACGATGATAATGG ACCTATGGAAGAGCAAAGAGAACGTTATGGGCCAGCACTTTACACTCTTACGAAACTGGTGCTTGCAATTCGATTGTATCTACACGTGTCATTAGCACGATATGGGCAGAGGAAAAT agAAAAGGATGACATTGCTGTGTTGCAGCAGGCTGTGGTTATCTACACCGAGGAATTTGAGAAGTTCACTGAATTCATAGG CGAAGTTTTTGTGAATGCCCCATTCTTCATATCTGCTGAGGATGCAGGTGCTGAATCAAG GAACAACGACGACTACAAAGAAACCATTATTCCAGCAGGAAAGACACATGAG GTTATTCTTAGTGTTGAGGCTGTCAACTCATACATTGCATGGGACTTCTCCTTGCAACAAGGGGCCCTCAACATGGTCTTG GATATTGGTTTTCATGTGGAGTACATAAGCCCATCAGGCCAGAAAACT TTAATACTTCCCTACCGACGATATGAAGCTGACCAA GGTAACTTCTGCACTGTCTCTGCCGGATCATACAAGCTTGTATGGGACAACTCATATTCGTCATTCTTCAAAAAG AGCCTCCGGTACAAGGTGGACGCTGTGCCGCCCGTTGTCGCGCCGTCAGAGCCCGCCGCGGAACCCTGA